ATCTGCGGTGTTGGCCGCTTGAATTCAAGCGCTTACCTGACCGAGGATTCAGCTTGCCCATGTCTTCGCCTCTCTACCGCGGCCGCTTCGCGCCCTCGCCCACCGGCCCGCTGCACCTGGGTTCGCTGCTCGCCGCCTTCGGCAGCTGGCTGTTGGCGCGCCACGCCGGCGGCGAATGGCTGCTGCGCATCGAGGACGTGGACCGCCCGCGCAGCGTGCCCGGCGCCGCCGAGCGGCAACTGGCCAGCCTGCGCGCCTGCGGCCTGGAGGCCGACGGCCCGGTGCTGCGGCAGAGCGAGCGCGACCCGGTCTACCGCGAGACGGCGCAGCGACTGCTGCAGGCCGGCCTGGCTTTTCCCTGCAGTTGCAGCCGCAGCGACCTGGCGGCGCAAGGCGGCGTGCACCATGCCTGCGTGGCGACCCAGGTCCGCGCGCACCCGGCGCTGCGCCTGCGCGTGCCGCCCGGCGCGGCCAGCGTGGTCGCCTTCGACGACGGCGTCCGCGGCCGGCTGCGCCAGGACGTCTACAGCGAGGTCGGCGATGTGGTGCTGCTGCGCGCCGACGGCTGCTGGGCCTACCAACTGGCGGTGGTGGTCGACGATGCTGCACAAGGCATCACCGACGTGGTGCGCGGCGCCGACCTGCTCGATTCCACGCCGCGGCAGATCCTGCTGCAGCGCGCGCTGGGCCTGCCGACGCCGCGCTACCTGCACCTGCCGCTGCTGCTCGGCGCCGACGGTCGCAAGCTGTCCAAATCGCATGCCGCGCTGCCGCTGGACGACGCCGACCCGCTGCCGGCGCTGCGCCTGGCCTGGGCGACGCTGGGCCAGCCGCCGGCCGCGCTGGCAGGCGCCGGATCGGTACGGGCGCTGCTGGACTGCGCGCTGCGCAGCTTCGACCCGGCACGGCTGCCGGCGCAGGACCGACGCGTGGACGCCGCAGCACCGGCCGCGCCCGCTATCCCCAGCGACATCAAGGCTGACTAGAATCGCACCCTGGGCCGCGCCGCGGCCGCCCTCCTTCTTTCTCTATCCGGAGCGACATCCATGACATCACGCGTTGCGCTGGTCACCGGCGGCACCGGCGGCATCGGAACCGCGATCTGCGAGCGGCTGGCCGCACAGGGCCACCGCGTGGCCAGCAACTACCGCGACGAGGCCAAGGCCCTGGCCTGGCAGCAGCGCATGCGCGAGCGTGGTCACGAGGTCGCCATCGTCCCCGGCGACGTCGCCTCGCCCGAACACGCGCAGCGCCTCATCCGCGAGGTCGAACGCCAGCTCGGCCCGGTCGAGATCCTGATCAACAACGCCGGCATCACCCGCGACACCACCTTCCACAAGATGACCGCCGAGCAATGGCACGAGGTCATCAACACCAACCTCAACTCGGTGTTCAACGTCACCCGCCCGGTGATCGAGGGCATGCGCCAGAAGCGCTGGGGGCGGGTCATCCAGATCAGCTCGATCAACGGCCTCAAGGGCCAGTACGGCCAGGCCAACTACGCCGCGGCCAAGGCCGGCATGCATGGCTTCACCATTTCCCTGGCGCGCGAGAACGCCAGCTACGGCATCACCGTCAACACGGTCTCGCCCGGCTACGTCGCCACCGACATGGTGATGGCGGTGCCGGAGGAAGTCCGCGCCAAGATCGCCGCCGACATTCCCACCGGGCGTCTCGGCAAGCCGGAGGAGATCGCCTACGCCGTGGCGTTCCTGGTGGCCGAGGAAGCGGCGTGGATCACCGGTTCGAACCTAGACATCAACGGCGGCCACCACATGGGGTGGTGAGCGGCTGAATCGCTCGGGCGGCGGCTTTCGCGCGAGGTAACGCTATCCCGCATTGGCCGCCACGGCGGCCTGCGGACGTTTGCTGCGCTGCGAATGCTGCGCAGCATGATTTTTTTGCTGCACCCGCGTGTTCAGGTACTTTCGGCGGTTGCAAGCCCTGCTGCGCTGCGCCATGCTGCGCGCCTACCGTCACAGAGCGATCGCTTCATGGCTGAGATTCGCATCATCAAGAAGTATCCCAATCGCCGCCTCTACGACACCGAGATCTCCAGTTACATCACCATCGAAGACGTCCGCCAGTTGATCATCGACGGCGAGGAATTCGAAGTCCGCGACGCCAAGACCGGCGAAGACCTCAGCCGCGCAGTACTGTTGCAGATCATCGCCGACCAGGAACAGGACGGCGAACCGATGCTGTCCACGCAGTTGCTCAGCCAGATCATCCGCTTCTATGGCGACTCGCTGCAGGGCTTCATGGGCAACTACCTGGAGCGCAGCATGCAGGTGTTCCTCGACCAGCAGCAGCAGTTCCGCCAGCAGATGGGCAACCTGCTGGGACAGACCCCGTGGACGATGATGAACCAGCTCACCGAGCGCAACCTGGAACTGTGGCAGGAGTTCCAGCGCAACCTCGGCGCCGGCTTCGGCCGCCCGGCCGCCGGTACCGGCAAGCCCGGCGAACCGCCGGCGGGTGCCGCGCCGAAGTCGCGTCCGCGCTGAGGATTGCGACCGGGTGGGTTCGGCGGGGCGCTGCGCGCCCTGCCCTCACCCCAACCCCTCTCCCGGCGGGAGAGGGGCTTTTGCTCTTCCCTTCTCCCATTGGGAGAAGGTGCCCCGCAGGGGCGGATGAGGGTACGGGCGAAGCCTCGCAGGCGTGTGTCAGCGCGACTTCGCCGACTTGCAACTCGCGCAGATCCGCTCGACCTTGTAACCGCGCGCACGCAGGCCGTCGACCACGCCGTCCGGCCCCAGCAGGTGCAGCGCGCCGACCACCACCAGGGTGTCGCCGCCACCGTCCTTCAGGCGCTGCTCCAGGCGCGGCAGCCAGGCCTGGTTGCGCTCCACGTCGATGCGCTGGTACAGCCGCGGATAGTCGCGCTTCATCTGCGCGCCGATCTCCTGCCATAGCTGGCGCTCGTCGCCGCGACGCCAGGCGTCGTGCAGGCGCAGGGTCTGCGCCGCGCCCTGCTCGGCATCGTCCAGCGCCTCGGTCAGCATCTGCTTCTGCTCCACCGGGTCCATGCCGTCGAGCAGGTCGATCTGCGCCTGCGCGGTCTCCAGGCCCTCGGCGGTCTTGCCGTCCTGCTGGGCCAAGGTCATGAAGTGGCGATCCAGCCCCGCATCGGCCTGCAGGCCCTGCGTCTGCATGTCGGCGATGCTGATGCTGAGGCCGACGAACCACGGCTCGAAGCCGCTCATCTGCGCCAGCGGCAGGCCGTGGCCGGCGGCGTAGCGACGCAGCCGTTCCCAGATGGCCGGGTCCAGGTCGTCCTGCAGCCGCTTGCCGTCGTGGCGCTGCGCCGCCTGCAGCATCTGCGCGCCCAGTTGCGGCGCGTCCACGTCCTTCGGAGCCAGTTCGAACAGCAACCGCGGCGACGCCGCATAGGCCGCATCGACCTCGCGGGCCAGCGGATAGTCGTCGGCCTTGAGCATGTGGAACGAGCCCAGCAGGTACAGCGTGCCGCGCGTCCCGCTGACCTTCCACAACAGCGGCGTCGGCGGCGCCACCGCGGGCGCGGCGGCAGGAGCGACCGGCGGCGGCGGCGTGCGGGCCAGTGCCGGCAGGGCCAGGCACAGCGAAAGCCCCAGCAGCAGGCGGCGCAACGGGCGCGGGAACGGGGTCATCGGCATCCTCGGGTCAATGGGCAGCGGCGTAGGCCTTCTCGCCGGCGTCCACCGCCAGGTCGAGGCGGTTCTCCGGCGGCGGCAGCGGGCACGTGGCGAAGGGCGTGAATGCGCACGGCGGGTCGTAGGCGCGGTTGAAATCCAGCACCACGCTGCCGTCGGCCGCAGGGGCGTCCACGTCCAGGAAGCGTCCGGCCGGGTAGCTGCCGCGGCCGCTGGTGCGGTCGGCGAACACCACGAACAGCGGCTGGCCGGGTTCGCCGATCGCCTGCAGGCGGTAGCGCTTGCCGCCGCGTTCGAACTCCAGCGCGCCGGGATTGGGCGATGGCGTGGTGACGCCGATGATGTCGACGATGGGCAGGGTCGTGCCCGGCGGGTTGGGCACGAAACGCCCGCGCACGCGCCAGGATTCGGCCAGCGGCCAGTACGGCACTCCGGTGAAGCTGCGCCGGGTCGGCGCATCGGCGTGCTTGACCCGCAGCGCGTAGCGGCCGCCGCGTTCGATCAGGCTGAGCTTGCCCTTGCCGTCGTCGAAGTCGATCACCGTCGGCTGCGGGTCATGATCGCTGTACAGGCGGATGCGCCCCTGCACCGGCGCACCGGCGACGCTGAGCGCGGCGCCGCGTTCGGGCGTCAGGTACACCTCGCGCCGCACCTGCGACACCAGGGCCATTCGCGCCGGCCCGACCGCCAGGCGGATGCCGCTGTCCGGGCCGCTGCCGACGTAGTGCTCCTTCAGTTCCAGCCAGTGCAGGCCGACCAGGCTGGTCCAGCCATCCGGCGCCTGCAGTTCGCGCTGGCGCTGCGCGCGCCAGGCCTGTTCGTCGGCCACGAAGCGCGCGTCCATCGCCTTCGGCGCGGCCGGCGCCGGCGCCTGTTTGCCGCATCCGCCCAAGGCGACGAGCGCTACCAGCAGCGCCGTCGTCCACACTTGCTTGTCCATCACCGCCCCCGCAGGAACCAACGATCGATCTCGCCCAGGGTGAACCGCGCCCAGGTCGGACGCCCATGATTGCATTGTCCGGAGCGCTCGGTGGCCTCCATGTCGCGCAGCAAGGCGTTCATTTCCGGCACGGTGAGGCGACGGTTGGCGCGCACCGCGCCGTGGCAGGCCATGGTCGACAGCAACGCGTCGCGCGCGCCGGCGATGCGGCCGCTGTGGCCGTGTTCGCGCAGGTCGGTGAGCACGTCGCGCAGCAAGGCCTCCGGCTCGGCCTGCGCCAGCAGCGCCGGGATGCTGCGCACGTGCAGCGACTGCGGCCCGCTGCGGGTGATCTCGAACCCGAGCGCGGCCAGCGTCTCCGCCTCGCGTTCGGCGGTATCGGCATCGCGTTCGCCGACCGCCAGGGTGATCGGCACCAGCAGCGGCTGCGCGTGCAGGCCGATGCCGTCGTGTGCGGTCTTCAGGCGCTCGTAGCCGATGCGTTCGTGCGCGGCGTGCATGTCGACCACGATCAGGCCATCGGCGTTCTCGGCCAGGATGTAGATGCCGTGCAACTGCGCGATGGCATAGCCGAGCGGCGGCACGCCGCTGTCGGCGGCGGTCGGCGGCAGGCCGCCGGCTGGGTCCTGGGTCTGCCGCGGCAGACCGGCGGCACTGCCCGCTTCCGCGGCAGGCGCGTACAGCGCCGCATAGGCGGCCGGCGCCTCTTCCACGCGCAAGCCCAGCGGCGATTGCGCCGGGCGCCACTGCGCGCCGTAACCGTAGCCCTGCCCGCCGCCACCACCCGTACCGCCGCCGTTCGGCGCGCCTGCACCCGCCCAGGCCGCAGCGCCCGCGGCTGGCGGCGGCAGCGCCGCGTCGGCGCCGATCGCGCCGGGCAGGCTGCCGGCGCGGGTCTGCGCCAGCGCGTCCTGCAGCGTGCGATAGACGAAGTCGTGGATCAGCCGCGCGTCGCGGAAGCGCACCTCGTGCTTGGCCGGATGCACGTTGACGTCGACCCGCGCCGGCTCCAGTTCCAGGAACAGCACATAGGCCGGCTGCCGGCCATGGAACAGCACGTCGCCGTAGGCCATCTTCACCGCATGGGCGACGCTGCGGTCGCGCACCGAGCGACCATTGACGTAGAGGTACTGCTGGTCGGCACTGGCGCGCGAGTAATGCGGCTGCGCGATCCAGCCATGCAGGCGCAGGCCGGCACCGCTGTGGTCCACGCGCAGCGCCTGCTTTGCGAAGTCCTCGCCCAGGGTCTCGCCCAGGCGCGCATCCGAGTACAGGTCGCCCGGCTTGTAGCGCCGCGATGGCTTGCCGTTGTGCGAGACGCGCAGCTCCACGTCCGGGCGCGCCAGCGCCAGCGAACGCAGCCACTCCTCGATGTGGCCCAGTTCGGTGCGCTCGGCACGCAGAAACTTGCGCCGGGCCGGCACGTTGTAGAACAGCTCGCGAACCTCGACCAGCGTGCCAGGCGGCAGCGCGCGCGGCTGCACCTCGCCGACCTTGCCGCCTTCGACCTGCAGGGCAGCGCCGTGTTCGTCGCCGGCACGGCGCGAGGCCAGGGTGAAGCGGCTGACCGAGGCGATCGACGGCAGCGCCTCGCCGCGGAACCCCAGCGTGCCCACCGATTCCAGGTCGTCCAGCGAGGCGATCTTGCTGGTCGCGTGCCGCGAGATGGCCAGCGGCAGTTCCTCCGGCGCGATGCCGCCGCCGTCGTCGCGGATGCGGATCAGGCGCACACCACCTTCTTCCAGATCGATGTCGACGCGGTGCGCGCCGGCGTCCAGCGCGTTCTCCACCAGTTCCTTGACCACCGAGGCCGGCCGCTCGACCACTTCGCCGGCAGCGATCTGGTTGATCAGGATCTCGGGCAGCTGGCGGATGCTCATGCCGTGTTCGCTCCATGCATGCGCAGGCGCGCACCGGGCTTGGCGACGGGAGGGAAACGACAGCAGGCAAAGAACATCGGCACGGCTCGCGGCGCGGACGCCGTCATCGAGGATCAGCCGTTAATGATAGCGCCTCAGCGGCTGCCGCCGGCCACGGTGCTGGCCGCTTCGGCCTCGGCCTGCGCGCGCGCGGCGAACAGCGTGCCCGGCGGCGGCTGCCGGGTGAAGAAGGTGCTGACGCCGTCGAGCACGGCGCCGGCGATGCGCCGCTGGTAGGCAGGATCGGTCAGCCGGCGCTCTTCGTCTGGGTTGGAGATGAAGGCGGTTTCGACCAGCATCGCCGGCATGTCCGAAGTGCGCAGCACCGCGAAGTTGGCGCGCTCGATCTCGGGTTTGTGGTTGTTGCCGATCCGCTTCAACCCGCCCAACACATGCCCGGCCGCGTCTTCGGAGGCCTTCATATGTCCGCTCTGGGCCAGGTCCAGCAACACGTTGGCCAGGGTGCTATCGGTCTTCTGCAAGCGCACGCCGCCGATCAGGTCGGCGGCGTTTTCCTTGTCCGCCAGCCAGCGCGCGCGTTGCGACGACGCGCCCTTGGTCGACAACACGTAGACCGAGGAGCCGGTGGCGCTGCGGTTCTCGGCGGCGTCGGCGTGGATCGAGATGAAGATGTCGGCCTTGGCCGCACGCGCCTTCTGCGCACGCATCGGCAGGGGAATGAACACGTCGGTGGTGCGGGT
This genomic stretch from Xanthomonas sacchari harbors:
- the gluQRS gene encoding tRNA glutamyl-Q(34) synthetase GluQRS; amino-acid sequence: MSSPLYRGRFAPSPTGPLHLGSLLAAFGSWLLARHAGGEWLLRIEDVDRPRSVPGAAERQLASLRACGLEADGPVLRQSERDPVYRETAQRLLQAGLAFPCSCSRSDLAAQGGVHHACVATQVRAHPALRLRVPPGAASVVAFDDGVRGRLRQDVYSEVGDVVLLRADGCWAYQLAVVVDDAAQGITDVVRGADLLDSTPRQILLQRALGLPTPRYLHLPLLLGADGRKLSKSHAALPLDDADPLPALRLAWATLGQPPAALAGAGSVRALLDCALRSFDPARLPAQDRRVDAAAPAAPAIPSDIKAD
- a CDS encoding beta-ketoacyl-ACP reductase; its protein translation is MTSRVALVTGGTGGIGTAICERLAAQGHRVASNYRDEAKALAWQQRMRERGHEVAIVPGDVASPEHAQRLIREVERQLGPVEILINNAGITRDTTFHKMTAEQWHEVINTNLNSVFNVTRPVIEGMRQKRWGRVIQISSINGLKGQYGQANYAAAKAGMHGFTISLARENASYGITVNTVSPGYVATDMVMAVPEEVRAKIAADIPTGRLGKPEEIAYAVAFLVAEEAAWITGSNLDINGGHHMGW
- the phaR gene encoding polyhydroxyalkanoate synthesis repressor PhaR, coding for MAEIRIIKKYPNRRLYDTEISSYITIEDVRQLIIDGEEFEVRDAKTGEDLSRAVLLQIIADQEQDGEPMLSTQLLSQIIRFYGDSLQGFMGNYLERSMQVFLDQQQQFRQQMGNLLGQTPWTMMNQLTERNLELWQEFQRNLGAGFGRPAAGTGKPGEPPAGAAPKSRPR
- a CDS encoding TraB/GumN family protein; protein product: MTPFPRPLRRLLLGLSLCLALPALARTPPPPVAPAAAPAVAPPTPLLWKVSGTRGTLYLLGSFHMLKADDYPLAREVDAAYAASPRLLFELAPKDVDAPQLGAQMLQAAQRHDGKRLQDDLDPAIWERLRRYAAGHGLPLAQMSGFEPWFVGLSISIADMQTQGLQADAGLDRHFMTLAQQDGKTAEGLETAQAQIDLLDGMDPVEQKQMLTEALDDAEQGAAQTLRLHDAWRRGDERQLWQEIGAQMKRDYPRLYQRIDVERNQAWLPRLEQRLKDGGGDTLVVVGALHLLGPDGVVDGLRARGYKVERICASCKSAKSR
- a CDS encoding DUF1684 domain-containing protein translates to MDKQVWTTALLVALVALGGCGKQAPAPAAPKAMDARFVADEQAWRAQRQRELQAPDGWTSLVGLHWLELKEHYVGSGPDSGIRLAVGPARMALVSQVRREVYLTPERGAALSVAGAPVQGRIRLYSDHDPQPTVIDFDDGKGKLSLIERGGRYALRVKHADAPTRRSFTGVPYWPLAESWRVRGRFVPNPPGTTLPIVDIIGVTTPSPNPGALEFERGGKRYRLQAIGEPGQPLFVVFADRTSGRGSYPAGRFLDVDAPAADGSVVLDFNRAYDPPCAFTPFATCPLPPPENRLDLAVDAGEKAYAAAH
- the mutL gene encoding DNA mismatch repair endonuclease MutL produces the protein MSIRQLPEILINQIAAGEVVERPASVVKELVENALDAGAHRVDIDLEEGGVRLIRIRDDGGGIAPEELPLAISRHATSKIASLDDLESVGTLGFRGEALPSIASVSRFTLASRRAGDEHGAALQVEGGKVGEVQPRALPPGTLVEVRELFYNVPARRKFLRAERTELGHIEEWLRSLALARPDVELRVSHNGKPSRRYKPGDLYSDARLGETLGEDFAKQALRVDHSGAGLRLHGWIAQPHYSRASADQQYLYVNGRSVRDRSVAHAVKMAYGDVLFHGRQPAYVLFLELEPARVDVNVHPAKHEVRFRDARLIHDFVYRTLQDALAQTRAGSLPGAIGADAALPPPAAGAAAWAGAGAPNGGGTGGGGGQGYGYGAQWRPAQSPLGLRVEEAPAAYAALYAPAAEAGSAAGLPRQTQDPAGGLPPTAADSGVPPLGYAIAQLHGIYILAENADGLIVVDMHAAHERIGYERLKTAHDGIGLHAQPLLVPITLAVGERDADTAEREAETLAALGFEITRSGPQSLHVRSIPALLAQAEPEALLRDVLTDLREHGHSGRIAGARDALLSTMACHGAVRANRRLTVPEMNALLRDMEATERSGQCNHGRPTWARFTLGEIDRWFLRGR